The genomic DNA ACCTGCAGTTGCCTTCTGAGGCCTTCCTCACCTGTAGTCTGACCTCTGATCCTGCAATTTGTACACATTTCACCTCCACCCCCATTCCCCCTCACTGGGCAGGTCCCGGGCTCCAGCTCTTCTTCTGACTGGCTGTGCCGTGGGCTCTGAGTGTGTTTACTAACTGTCAAAGGGGGTCAGAGCAGAgaccccaccccccccccccccctgtGAGGTTATCTTTGGGATAAGAAATGAAACAGCCGTCTGCAGCGCTTAGCCCCACGCGGGCCCATACTGAGTGTGCAGTCACGAGACTAGGTGAAAGGAGtaatcaaggaaaaataaataacaacatacTTCCTGTTTATGGGCCTTAGTGCTGCTAAATCCCCTGCTCCAATGTCACCTTTTCTGCCTGGCCGTCTGCTGTAGAGTGAGGACAGCAGGCTCACCGAGAGCACAGGCCGTGGAACCACTtcctggttcaaatcccagctccatctcttcttggctgtgtggccttgggcaggttacttaaattctctgtgccccagtttccttGTGGGGCAAAAATAGAGTTGAAAATAGGGCTGTTCTGAGGTTTAGCTGAGTTAATAAATGTGGAGTGTTTAGAAAGGCCCTGGCACATAAGAGATGCTGTGGAAGTGGCAACTATTTCTGCATACAAGTTGCAACAGAATCTCTGAAATTGCAACAGTGTCATCCTCTGTGCCCCACCCCTCTCcttgccttctttctctccctcacgTTTCGCATCTTCACCCTCATCATCCTTTGTCTCTTCCTGCTGGCTCTGCTCCCTGAGAGTAAGATGTTTGTCTGCCTCTtcatctctgtgtccccagcacctagaccagtgcctggcacacaggtactgagcaaatgtttgttgaattggaatgaatgaatgaattctagtGCTAACTCCACGCGGCAGGGACTGTCAtgcccattttgcaaatgaagaagctgaggcttggagaggctgAATGGCTTGCactgggtcacacagctgggagtGCCACTGATTGCTAGTCTTGAAGAGGGGACTCCGAGAGCCACTTGGCCTTCCAGACTCACCTTATTGTCTCTCCTTGCTCTCTCTGCAGGGCCAGCAGTCCTCAGGCGAGGACATGGAGATCTCGGATGACGAGATGCCCTCAGCCCCCATCACCAGCGCCGATTGCCCCAAGCCCATGGTGGTGACCCCAGGAGCGGCAGCTGTGGCAGCCCCTTCCGTGCTGGCCCCAACCCTGCCGCTGCCCCCGCCACCCGGCTTCcccccgctccccccacccccaccaccacccccaccgcAGCCTGGCTTCCCCATGCCCCCAccgctgcccccacccccacccccaccccctccagccCACCCTGCTGTGACAGTGCCCCCACCACCCCTGCCAGCGCCACCTGGAGTCCCGCCCCCTCCCATCCTGCCACCACTGCCCCCCTTTCCGCCGGGCCTGTTCCCTGTGATGCAGGTGGACATGAGCCACGTGCTGGGTGGCCAGTGGGGTGGCATGCCCATGTCCTTCCAGATGCAAACGCAGGTGCTCAGTCGGCTGATGACGGGCCAGGGTGCCTGCCCCTACCCGCCCTTCATGGCCGCTGCAGCCGCTGCTGCCTCAGCTGGGCTCCAGTTCGTCAACCTGCCGCCCTACCGGGGCCCCTTCTCCCTGAGCAACTCCGGCCCAGGCCGCGGGCAGCACTGGCCACCACTGCCCAAATTTGACCCATCAGTGCCTCCACCAGGCTACATGCCGCGCCAGGAGGACCCGCACAAAGCCACGGTGGATGGCGTCCTGCTGGTGGTCCTCAAAGAGCTCAAGGCCATCATGAAGCGTGACCTGAATCGCAAGATGGTGGAAGTGGTGGCTTTCCGGGCCTTCGACGAGTGGTGGGACAAGAAGGAGCGgatggccaaggtgggtgggtgggtgtggatGGGGGCAGGACCCCAGCTGGGCACCTCCTGTTTCCCTGAGACTGTTAACTGGAAACACTGCCATTGACCCCAGTATGGGAGCTGCAGTTCATGTGGCTACTTTCAAAGTTCCGCAAACTGTGCTCCGCTTTAGCAGCCGCTGGATGCATGTGGCtctttgaatttaaattaatggtcaggcatggtggcttacacctttaatcccagcactttgggaggctgaggtgggaggattgcttgagcctaggagttcaagaccagcctaggcagtatagcaagagcccatctctaaaaataaatgtgtaaattaatttaattaattaattaaaaaagagtaaaattaaaacTCCTCCTTTGTCccgccacatttcaagtgctcaggaGCCACAGGTGCCTAGTGGCCGCACACAGGACACCTGGTGCAGGCTGTCCCCACCATCGCAGACAGCTCACAGCTGCGACACCCTTTGAACTTGACTCCCCTCACCTCCCCTCATGCCGCCTTTTAGACGGAGCCCTGCCTTGGCTTGGaccacttttttcctttttttttttttttttgagacggtctcgctgtgtcatccaggccggagtgtagtggtgcaatcatagctcactgcaccctcaacctccctgtgctcaagggatcctcccacctcagcctcaagtagctgggactacaagcatgcgccactgcacccagctaatttttgtgtttttctgtagagacagactttcaccatgttgcccggcctgtttttgaactcctaggctcaagtgattctctgccttttgggctgggattatatgtgtcagccactgctcctggcctacttactattttcttttttttttttggagatggagtctcactgtgtcaccctggctggagtgcaatggcgtgatctcagccctctgcagcctccacctcctgggttcaagcgattctcctgcctcagtgtcctgagtagctgggactataggcacccaccaccatgtctggctagtttttgtatttttagtaaagacgggctttcaccatgttggccaggctggtctcgaactcctgacctcaagttatccacgtgcttcagcctaccaaagtgctgggattacaggtgtgagccaccgcgcctggcttctttttttctttttaacatattatttGCCTATTTGTAATCTTACAAATAATCTAAAATGACTTCCTTTCTCTATAAGAGAGAACTTTTTCTTGAGTACTTTAAACTCCCCTCAATCACTACACTCCACACCATtccccctgctcccctccccccaaGGGGTGACCATGGTTATGAGTTTGAGTGTCCCCTGGAGCCAGCTTTGGGAAATGCTTGCTCTCTGCCACACAGGTAAGCGACCCCATGTCAGAGCCTGTTTGTCGTCGTATAACTGGGTAGTAAAATTAGAATGAACCGTCTGAAGTCACTGATACACAGCTCTTTATGGTTCAACCAATTTATACTGACCCTACAGTAACAGCTAATAGCTATTCCATTCACAATTTGAATAAAAAGAGCCACCAGACCTCATGTGCCCTGCACCTTGCAAAGCTCTTCATGTGGCTCGTTTTGTTAATTCTCACAGCATCCCTTTGAAGGCAGAGCATTTCAGAACCGCAGGGGCAACCCCTTAGGGAGCAGTGACATAAAGCCAGCGGGTCCTGTTTTTAATACATGGGAAGAGAGAGTGGGGATAGTGTAAATCTTACCTTGTGAAGGTGGTGGTGCAGCTGTGGCACAGATGTGTCTCTATGGTGTCGTTTTTGGATTGTCTGCAAAGTACAAAGGCCACTGTTGTAAGGAAGGCAGCTGCATTAGTCCTATTTTACAGGGGAGGACGTTGAGGATCTGTGAGGTAGAGCGGTGCTCTGGAGCCTCCTGGGTAACGGCATAGTGTGGCCAGGTGTGTAGGGAATGAGGACGCAGTTACCTGTGGTGGCTGTTACTGCCGAGCGGAAGGTAGCCCTGGGAGGGCTCCCTGCAAGGTTTGCTGGTGCCAGAAGCGGTAACGGGCCTCTCCTATCTCCACCCCAGGCCTCACTGACCCCGGTGAAGTCCGGCGAGCACAAGGACGAGGACAGGCCGAAGCCCAAGGACCGCATCGCCTCATGCCTGTTGGAGTCATGGGGCAAGGGTGAGGGCCTGGGCTACGAGGGCCTGGGCCTTGGCATTGGGCTTCGTGGGGCCATTCGCCTGCCCTCCTTCAAGGTTAAGAGGAAGGAGCCACCAGACACCACCTCATCTGGCGACCAGAAGCGGCTGCGGCCCTCGACCTCTGTGGATGAGGAAGATGAAGGTTGGTGCTCTGGGTGTTGGGGTCCCCTTCTTCTGCATCCCCCCAGCCCAGCTCtgacttccctccctccctgcagagTCTGAGCGAGAGCGAGACCGGGACATGGCAGACACCCCCTGTGAGCTCGCCAAGCGGGATCCCAAGGGCGTGGGTGTGCGGCGGCGGCCGGCGCGGCCTCTGGAGCTGGACAGTGGCGGGGAGGAGGACGAGAAGGAGTCCTTGTCGGCGTCCTCCTCCTCATCAGCGTCATCATCCTCGGGGTCCTCAACCACCTCACCCTCGTCTTCGGCCTCCGAcaaggaggaggaacaggagagcaccgaggaggaggaagaggaggcagaggaggaggaggaggaaggcccCAGGAGCCAGCTCTCCTCCTCCTCAACCTCATCCACATCAGATAAGGTACCTAACAGGCCAGGAAGCCTCAGGGGGCTGGGCCAGGCAACGAGGGCCAGGCCCTTCGGCTCACCTGTCCccacccttccctctcctccaggATGACGAcgatgatgacagtgatgaccGGGACGAGTCTGAGAATGATGACGAAGACACAGCCCTGTCAGAGGCGAGTGAGAAGGACGAAGGGGACTCGGATGAAGGTGAGCAGGGAGGCCGCAGCTGTCTGGCCCTCCTGGGGTCCCTCTTTCCCCAGGGCAGAGCCTGAGGAATTGTCAGAAATACTTTTGAGCCAAAATGTTGTGCTTTTGAGACGTTAccttgttaaaacacacacatagggTGGCGTATGGTTCCATCTTCAGGGAGTGTCCTGAACAGAATGGCAtgtccatagagacagaaagcaggtcTGTGCTCCTTAGGGCTAGAGAGCCTGGCGTTCAGCGGGGCGTGCTCAGCCTGCGTGACTTCTTTTTCAGCTGATGAAAATACTTAGGAACCAGATGTACTAAATGCTGCTGGAATTATCACTTTAAAACGAgcagttggccaggcgcagtggctcacacctgtaatcccagcactttgggaggcctaggctggtggatcacctgaggagtagagttcaagaccagcctggccaacatgaaacccgtctctactaaaaatacaaaaattagccgaagtgggctgagcctgtagtcagcagctactgggaggctgaggcaggagaatggcatgaacctgggaggtgggcttgcagtgagcagtgcgccacacacacactccagcctaggcgacagaaactccgtctcaaaaaacaaaaaacaacaacaaaaagccgaGCAGTTTTTCTGTTATGTTAATTTtacctcagttttattttttaattattatttatttatttatttttttttgagatggagcacTTGTGTGCGCTTGAGACTTTAGTGCCACCACGCCgataccacctcagcctccaagcaaCCTGGAGACTGCTCCTCTAGTTTTAACTTTTAGTAGAAGATGAGGCCTCACCGTGTCCAGGATggtggtcaccgatctcctgacctgcgtgatccgcccgtctaggcctcccaaagtgctgggattacaggcttgagccaccgcgcccggctacctcagtttttaaaagtgactactggtggctgggtgtggttcactcctgtaatcccagcactttgggagccgaggcaaatggatcatctgaggtcaggagtttgagaccagcctggccaacatggtgaaaccccgtctctactaaaagtacaaaattagccgggcgtggtggcgcatgcctgtaatcccagctacttgggaggctgaggcaggagaatcacttgaacacaggaagtggaggttacagtgagctgagatcgtgccactgcactctagcctgggcaacaagagtaaaactccatctcaaaaaaaaacaaaaacaaaaaactactagtGAATACACTCCCCACACACATATCTGAGGGTCATGTTCAACCTGGGTGCCGCCAGTTTGAGGCCATTGGTGAGGGGtctgggtggggcaggggcacAGTGGGTCCTCAGCAGCCCCTCCTCTGTGTCCCCCATCTAGAGGAGACAGTGAGCATTGTAACCTCCAAGGCTGAAGCCACGTCATCCAGCGAGAGTTCCGAGTCTTCTGAGTTTGAGTCAAGCTCCGAGTCCTCACCCTCATCCTCAGAGGATGAAGAGGAGGTAGCGaccagggaagaggaggaagaagaagaggaggaggcggCGATGGTGGCAGAGGAAAGCATGGCTTCTGCAGGCCCTGAGGACTTTGAGCAGGACGGGGCGGAAGCTTCTCTGGCCCTGGGGGCACCAGCAGTGGACTCGTTGGGCATGGAAGAGGAGGTGGACATCAAGACTGAGGCTGCGGCCCCTGAGGAGCGGCCCCCCATGCTGGATGAGCCCCCGTTGCCTGTGGGTGTTGAAGAGCCAGTGGACTCCAGGGAGCCCCCTGAGGAGCCAGGCCTGAGCCAGGAAGGGGCCATGTTGCTGTCTCCAGAGCCCCctgccagggaggtggaggcccgACCCCCATTGTCCCCTGAGCGAGCTCCAGGTAACACTTGCAACCCCTTGggagggtggtgggagggaggcaggaagtccTCACAGTCAGAATCAGCCCAGGCTTCCTTGGGTAGATCGCTGACCgtccccagcctcagtttcccctgtaAAATGAGATCAGTCAGTTGTGCCTCCCTTGAGCGAGATGAGGTGTTGGGTGCCAGCACGGAGCCTGGCACTGAGTAGATCAACCCAAAGGGGAACCACTGCTATTTTTCAGTACTCACTGCCAGCGTTTCCCTAGTGGCTTGGTCCTTGGACCATCATTCCCATGAGATGCTCCCCAAAAGGAGGATGGGTGTCCATGGTTACATTAGTGACAGGTGGGTGCTGGGCCAGGTGAGGGCTGCGGGCGTCGCCCCCTCCAGCATTGTGATGAAGCTGCACAGAGCACACGAGAGGCTCTAACTGCATGGCCAGTAGAACTTCACACAGTGATGGCGGCATTCTGGAGCTGTGCTGTCCAGCACTGTAGCCTTCAGACACAGTGTTGTTACCACACTCTTGAAACATGGCCAGTGGCACAGTGGAACTAAGTTTGTAATAGTGTTCAATTTATTTTGGCTTACATAGCTGCATGTGGTTAGCACCTAcctttttttatgagatggagtcttgctctgttgcccaggctggagtgcagtggcgcgatctcggctcactgcaagctccgcttcccaggttcatgccattctcctgcctcagcctcctgagtagctgggactacaggcgcccgccaccacgcccggctaattttttgtatttttggtagagatggggtttcacggtgttggccaggatggtctcgatctcctgactttgtgatctgcccgcctcagcctcccaaaatgctgggattgcaggcttgagccaccgcgcctggcctagcaCCTACCTTTAATAAGTCCCTCAGGAAAGGATTACAGCTGCTCCTGTTGTACATTGAACATATGGCTAGCGCCCACTGACATGCAGTTTTCAATCAAACATGGACAGGAAAGACCGGTGGGATGCTAAACCCACCTATATGGAGGGCGACCGCCTGcctatccatgggttctgcaagACGGACTACAAGCTTTGAGTATGTGCAGATTTTGGTATACCAGGGAGTGCTGGAACCAATTCCCTGTGTGTATTGAGGGAcgactgtgttttgttttgtttattccaCCATTAACCACAGTCTTTGAGCATTGACTCAATGTTAAGCCTCCATTGTGTCCCTGCTATTATTTTGAGCAGTAGCAATATAACAGTGGACCAAATAGACAAAAATATCTGCTCCCACGGAGCAGGGGAACAGATGACAACAGatcaattagaaaatgaaaaacaggtggcaggctcttgtaatcccagctacttgggaggctaaggaagaattgcttgaacctgggtggcagaggttgcagtgacccgagatcgtgccacactgcacttcagcctgggctatagagtgagattctgtctcaaaaaaaaagaaaggaaaaaagaaaaagaaatgggcctggcacggtgtctcacacttgtaatcccagcactgtgggaagccgaggtgggcagatcagctgaggtcaggagtttgagaccagcctggccaacatggccaaaccccgtctgtactaaaaatacaaaaaattagcagggcgttgTGGCactgcctgtaaccccagcggctcaggaggctgaggaaggagaatagcttggacctgggaggcagaggtagcttgcagtgagccgagattgctctccagcctgtgcaacagagtgagactctgtctcaaaaataaaataaaataaaatgatataaaaatataaaatgaaaaaaatgtattttgtggtcaggcatggtgactcacatctgtaattccagcactttgggaggccaaggctggtggatcacttgagaccaggggttcaagaccagcctaggcagcatagtgagaacccatccccacaaaacatttcaaaattagctgggtgtggtggcacatgcctgtagtcccagctactcaggagccttaGGCAGGAGGAGCCCTTGAGCCCTGGCGGTTTAGGCTACAATGACTAAaccatcatgccactgcattccacccgtctcaaaaataaaaagtaaattagttaaaaaattaagaagtgtATCCCGTGACAGTGGAGGTAAGTGCTAGGAAAAAAATCCTTGAAGGCTCCGACAAGTCCTGCAGAAAAGAGActtgtttaattttattcagtCATAGAGCAGATTTTCTTGGGCCACAGGGACTTCAGACTTTGTTCTGAAGACACAGTGTGAAAGGCTGGGATACATGTCTCCTGCATCTGTGATTTAGCCTACCAACATAGATAAAGGATATACTGTGTGCCTAACACTGGGTTGGGCCCTGAGCAGTCCTTGAGAGGTTTAGCTGGAGATGGACAGGTCCTGTGCTCAGACTCAGCTGTGAGCTGGCCAGGTATGGAGCACAGAGTAAGGCACTGAGAGACGTTTGGATTGAATGGTAACTGTCTCGTGTTTGCTCCCCTCTCTGCAGAGCATGACCTGCAAGTGGAGCCAGAGCCCCCTATGATGCTCCCCTTGCCCCTGCAACCACCATTGCCGCCCCCACGACCACCCCGGCCACCCAGCCCCCCGCCGGAGCCCGAGACCACAGACGCCTCACATCCATCTGTCCCTCCGGAGCACCCTGCTGAAGACCACCCCCCACATACTCCAGGCCTCTGTGGCAGCCTGGCCAAGTCGCAGAGCACAGAGACGGTGCCAGCCACACCAGGCGGGGAGCCCCCGCTATCAGGGGGCAGCAGTGGCCTGTCCTTGAGCTCTCCGCAAGTGCCCGGCAGCCCCTTCTCCTACCCAGCCCCGTCCCCTGGCTTGAACAGTGGGGGCCTCCCTCGGACACCTGGCCGGGACTTCAGCTTCACACCCACCTTCTCCGAGCCCAGTGGGCCGTTGCTTCTGCCCGtctgccccctccccactggCCGACGTGATGAACGCTCCGGGCCCCTGGCCTCCCCGGTGCTCCTGGAGACgggcctgcccctccctctgcccctgcccctgcccttgcCCTTGGCATTACCCGCTGTCTTGCGGGCCCAGGCTCGTACCCCCACCCCGCTGCCGCCCTTGCTGCCCGCCCCCCTGGCCTCTTGCCCACCCCCAATGAAGAGAAAGCCGGGCCGGCCCCGGCGATCCCCACCATCTATGCTCTCCTTGGATGGGCCCTTGGTCCGGCCACCAGCAGGGGCCGCCCTTGGAAGGGAACTCCTGCTCCTGCCGGGCCAGCCGCAGACCCCCGTCTTCCCCAGCACTCACGACCCCCGGACAGTGACCCTGGATTTCCGGAACGCGGGGATCCCAGCCCCTCCACCACCCCTTCCCCcccagccacccccacccccacctcccccacctgTAGAGCCCACCAAGCTGCCCTTTAAGGAGCTAGACAACCAGTGGCCCTCCGAGGCCATCCCTCCAGGCCCCCGTGGGCGTGATGAGGTCACTGAGGAGTACATGGAGTTGGCCAAGAGTCGGGGGCCATGGCGCCGGCCACCTAAGAAGCGCCATGAGGACCTGGTGCCACCTGCGGGCTCGCCCGAACTCTCGccaccccagcccctcttccGGCCCCGCTCGGAGTTTGAGGAGATGACCATCCTGTATGACATCTGGAACGGTGGCATCGACGAGGAGGACATCCGCTTCCTATGTGTCACTTACGAGCGACTGCTGCAGCAGGACAATGGCATGGACTGGCTTAACGACACGCTCTGGGTCTACCATCCCTATATCCTGCCAGCATGTGGGGCTCTGCACCTTCTGGGATGCAGGAAGTCCCCACTCACCTctctaggccccacctcccagtcTGTAGCAGCCCACGGTGCCTGTGAAGGTGACAGAACGCACCACCGTCACTTCCCATGCCAGGCTCCAGAGTGAATCATCATTGGCACGTTTTAAGGACTCCTCTGCCAGGCCCATGTTACCCCCAGAGTTAGCAGGTCTTGGGGCCACATGTAACAACAGTGCTGTGCAGCTTAACAGCACACAAGGGCTGAGGGCTTCCTTGTCCCCTTCATAACCTCCCAGTAGCCTGGTGAGATAAGggtatgattcccattttactaaggctcagagaggttcagtgacctgtccaaagtcacacagctacaagtggcagagttgagatttgaacccaggcaaacCTGGCTCTAGAGTCCAGGCTTTTCACCACCAGGCTTTCATGAGGCTTGGTTGTTCGCATAGGTCTATGAGGCTAGACCCCTCGTTATCCCTGTTGTATTAGACTGATTTGTGAGCACTCAGTTTGTGTCAAGAGCTCTGCTCAatgccgggcaccatggctcatggctgtaatcccagcactatgggaggctgaggcgagtggatcactt from Papio anubis isolate 15944 chromosome 9, Panubis1.0, whole genome shotgun sequence includes the following:
- the SETD1B gene encoding histone-lysine N-methyltransferase SETD1B produces the protein MENSHPPHHHHQQPPPQPGPSGERRNHHWRSYKLMIDPALKKGHHKLYRYDGQHFSLAMSSNRPVEIVEDPRVVGIWTKNKELELSVPKFKIDEFYVGPVPPKQVTFAKLNDNIRENFLRDMCKKYGEVEEVEILYNPKTKKHLGIAKVVFATVRGAKDAVQHLHSTSVMGNIIHVELDTKGETRMRFYELLVTGRYTPQTLPVGELDAVSPIVNETLQLSDALKRLKDGGLSAGCGSGSSSVTPNSGGTPFSQDTAYSSCRLDTPNSYGQGTPLTPRLGTPFSQDSSYSSRQPTPSYLFSQDPAVTFKARRHESKFTDAYNRRHEHHYVHNSPAVTAVAGATAAFRGSSDLPFGAVSGTGGSSGPPFKAQPQDSATFAHTPPPAQATSAPGFKSAFSPYQTPVAHFPPPPEEPTATATATFGARDSGEFRRAPAPPPLPPAEPLAKERPGTPPGPPPPDTNSMELGGRPTFGWSPEPCDSPGTPTLESSPAGPEKPHDSLDSRIEMLLKEQRTKLLFLREPDSDTELQMEGSPISSSSSQLSPLAPFGTNSQPGFRGPTPPSSRPSSTGLEDISPTPLPDSDEDEELDLGLGPRPPPEPGPPDPAGLLGQTAEVALDLVGDRTPTSEKMDEGQQSSGEDMEISDDEMPSAPITSADCPKPMVVTPGAAAVAAPSVLAPTLPLPPPPGFPPLPPPPPPPPPQPGFPMPPPLPPPPPPPPPAHPAVTVPPPPLPAPPGVPPPPILPPLPPFPPGLFPVMQVDMSHVLGGQWGGMPMSFQMQTQVLSRLMTGQGACPYPPFMAAAAAAASAGLQFVNLPPYRGPFSLSNSGPGRGQHWPPLPKFDPSVPPPGYMPRQEDPHKATVDGVLLVVLKELKAIMKRDLNRKMVEVVAFRAFDEWWDKKERMAKASLTPVKSGEHKDEDRPKPKDRIASCLLESWGKGEGLGYEGLGLGIGLRGAIRLPSFKVKRKEPPDTTSSGDQKRLRPSTSVDEEDEESERERDRDMADTPCELAKRDPKGVGVRRRPARPLELDSGGEEDEKESLSASSSSSASSSSGSSTTSPSSSASDKEEEQESTEEEEEEAEEEEEEGPRSQLSSSSTSSTSDKDDDDDDSDDRDESENDDEDTALSEASEKDEGDSDEEETVSIVTSKAEATSSSESSESSEFESSSESSPSSSEDEEEVATREEEEEEEEEAAMVAEESMASAGPEDFEQDGAEASLALGAPAVDSLGMEEEVDIKTEAAAPEERPPMLDEPPLPVGVEEPVDSREPPEEPGLSQEGAMLLSPEPPAREVEARPPLSPERAPEHDLQVEPEPPMMLPLPLQPPLPPPRPPRPPSPPPEPETTDASHPSVPPEHPAEDHPPHTPGLCGSLAKSQSTETVPATPGGEPPLSGGSSGLSLSSPQVPGSPFSYPAPSPGLNSGGLPRTPGRDFSFTPTFSEPSGPLLLPVCPLPTGRRDERSGPLASPVLLETGLPLPLPLPLPLPLALPAVLRAQARTPTPLPPLLPAPLASCPPPMKRKPGRPRRSPPSMLSLDGPLVRPPAGAALGRELLLLPGQPQTPVFPSTHDPRTVTLDFRNAGIPAPPPPLPPQPPPPPPPPPVEPTKLPFKELDNQWPSEAIPPGPRGRDEVTEEYMELAKSRGPWRRPPKKRHEDLVPPAGSPELSPPQPLFRPRSEFEEMTILYDIWNGGIDEEDIRFLCVTYERLLQQDNGMDWLNDTLWVYHPSTSLSSAKKKKRDDGIREHVTGCARSEGFYTIDKKDKLRYLNSSRASTDEPPADTQGMSIPAQPHASTRAGSERRSEQRRLLSSFTGSCDSDLLKFNQLKFRKKKLKFCKSHIHDWGLFAMEPIAADEMVIEYVGQNIRQVIADMREKRYEDEGIGSSYMFRVDHDTIIDATKCGNFARFINHSCNPNCYAKVITVESQKKIVIYSKQHINVNEEITYDYKFPIEDVKIPCLCGSENCRGTLN